AAGTTTCCTTCAGCGGATCCGAGGAACCGAATCCGACGATCCGACGTGGAACACCTCCGGAAGGAGCGCACGTGCCCTCCAGACGTACCGTCCTCGCCGCGACCATGGGCGTCACCGCGTCCCTCGCGGTCGGCGGCACCGCCCACGCCGACGACAAGAGACTCCGCTCGCTGATCTCCCGCATGACGTTGCCGGAGAAGGTCGGCCAGCTGTTCGTGATGCGGGTCTACGGCCACTCCGCCACCGCCCCCGACCAGGCCGACATCGATGCCAACCTGAGCGAGATCGGCGTGCGCACGGCCGCCGAACTGATCGCCAAGTACCACGTCGGCGGCATCATCTACTTCACCTGGGCCCACAACACCCGCGACCCCCACCAGATCGCCGACCTCTCGAACGGCATCCAGAAGGCGTCCCTCAGCAAACCCCGAGGGCTCCCCGTACTGGTCGCCACCGACCAGGAACACGGCATCGTCTGCCGCATCGGCGCACCCGCGACCCTCTTCCCGGGCGCGATGGCGATCGGCGCCGGCGGCTCCCGCACCGACGCCCGCACCCTCGGCCGGATCTCCGGTGCCGAGCTGCGCGCGATGGGCGTGAACCAGGACTACTCCCCCGACGCCGACGTGAACGTCAACCCGGCCAACCCGGTCATCGGCGTACGGTCCTTCGGCGCCGACCCGGACGCCGTGGCCGGCCTCGTCGCCGCCGAGGTGAAGGGGTATCAGAGCAGCCAGGTCGCCGCCACCGCAAAGCACTTCCCGGGGCACGGCGACACCGCCGTGGACAGCCACTTCGGGTTCCCCGTCATCACCCACAGCCGGGAGGTGTGGGAGGCGCTCGACGCCGTCCCCTTCCGGGCGGCCGTCAAGGCGGGCATCGGCTCGATCATGACCGCCCACATCATGGTCCCGGCCCTCGACGACTCCGGCGACCCGGCCACCCTCTCCCACCCCATCCTCACCGGCATCCTGCGCGGCGAACTCGGCTACGACGGCGTCGTGATCACCGACTCGCTGGGCATGGAGGGGGTACGCCAGAAGTACGGGGACGACAGGGTGCCGGTGCTCGCGCTCAAGGCCGGGGTGGACCAGCTCCTCAACCCGCCCTCCCTGGACGTCGCCTGGAACGCCGTGCTCAAGGCCGTGCAGGGCGGGGAGTTGACGGAGGCACGCCTCGACGAGTCGATCCTGCGGGTGCTGCGGCTGAAGGAACGGCTGGGGTTGTTCGAGGACGTGTACGTCAGCCGGGCGGGCGTCGACCGCACGGTCGGGACCCCCGCCCACCTCGCCGCCGCCGACCGCATCGCCGAGCGGACCACCACCCTGCTGGTCAACTCGGCGGGGCTGCTGCCGCTGTCCCGTCGTACGCACGGCAAGGTCCTGGTGGTCGGCGCCGATCCGGCCTCCCCTACGGGTACTACGGGTCCACCCACCGGTGTACTGGCCGCCGCCCTAGGGGAGTCGGGGTTCACGGCGACCGCCCTGTCCACCGGTACAACGCCTTCCGCCGCGACCGTCGCCAAGGCCGTGACGGCGGCGGGTGCGGCGGACGCGGTGGTGGTGGCGACCTATAACGTCACGGCGACCGACGCGCAGAAGACTCTGGTCGAGCAACTCGTCGCCACCGGGAAGCCGGTCGTGGCCGTCGCCGTCCGCAACCCCTACGATGTTGCCCAACTGCCCTCCGTGTCCGCCTACTTGGCGTCCTACTCCTGGACCGACGTCGAACTCCGGGCGGCGGCACGGGTGATCGCGGGCCGGGTCCGGCCGCGCGGGAAGCTCCCGGTCGCGGTGCGGCGCGCGGATGATCCGACGCAGGTGCTGTATCCCGTGGGGCACGGGCTGTCGTACTAGGGGTACGTTCCCCACCCGCCCCACCCCCGCCAACTGGCCCAAAGCCCCCCGCACGTCTGGCGTGCGCCCGCTGTCGCGGGTCACGCTGGGCGGGGGCAGCCGGGGGGATCGATGCGTGAGCGATGGTGCGTGGGGGTGGTGTGCGCGGCGCTGCTCGCCGCCCTGACGACGGGCTGCCAGGCCGCGCACGGTTCCGGATCGGGCGAGGGCGAAGGACGCCTCGGCGGGAAGGCGGCCGCGACATCGTCCGCTTCCACCCAACCCTCCGGCTACGGCGCGGTGTTCCTCGGCGTCGACGAGTGCAGTTCCTTCGGCACGACGAGTTTCACCGAGGCGCCTTGTACGAGTGAACGGGCGGCCGCGCGCGTCATCGCCCGCTACGACGGTGATGTGAGCGACGGTCCCGTCTGTCCGGCGACCACCGACTTCGTGCTGCACATCAGCGCCCAGGGGTCGTCGGGCGCGGGCGGCGACGGGGTCGTACCCAAGGGCTACGCCTGTATGCGGAACCTGGAACCGCCGCACCCCGGCGACCCGGGCGGCGGGGGCGGGCCCCGCACGATCGTCGGTGACTGTGTCTACGGCTCGGGCAGCGGGCAGGTCCGGGAGACGGCGTGCGACGGCTCGGGGCCCAGGAAGCCGCAG
The nucleotide sequence above comes from Streptomyces sp. N50. Encoded proteins:
- a CDS encoding glycoside hydrolase family 3 protein, whose amino-acid sequence is MPSRRTVLAATMGVTASLAVGGTAHADDKRLRSLISRMTLPEKVGQLFVMRVYGHSATAPDQADIDANLSEIGVRTAAELIAKYHVGGIIYFTWAHNTRDPHQIADLSNGIQKASLSKPRGLPVLVATDQEHGIVCRIGAPATLFPGAMAIGAGGSRTDARTLGRISGAELRAMGVNQDYSPDADVNVNPANPVIGVRSFGADPDAVAGLVAAEVKGYQSSQVAATAKHFPGHGDTAVDSHFGFPVITHSREVWEALDAVPFRAAVKAGIGSIMTAHIMVPALDDSGDPATLSHPILTGILRGELGYDGVVITDSLGMEGVRQKYGDDRVPVLALKAGVDQLLNPPSLDVAWNAVLKAVQGGELTEARLDESILRVLRLKERLGLFEDVYVSRAGVDRTVGTPAHLAAADRIAERTTTLLVNSAGLLPLSRRTHGKVLVVGADPASPTGTTGPPTGVLAAALGESGFTATALSTGTTPSAATVAKAVTAAGAADAVVVATYNVTATDAQKTLVEQLVATGKPVVAVAVRNPYDVAQLPSVSAYLASYSWTDVELRAAARVIAGRVRPRGKLPVAVRRADDPTQVLYPVGHGLSY